In Brettanomyces bruxellensis chromosome 8, complete sequence, a genomic segment contains:
- a CDS encoding uncharacterized protein (BUSCO:EOG09265H9T): protein MSSIIKSVKSILPTLDRVLVQRIKVSQKTTSGIYIPEKNLSKPNVANVIAVGPGYTAQGGVEVKPKVAPGDKVLIPSHGGSPINVEKKEYLLFRDSDILAKIQE from the coding sequence ATGTCTAGCATCATCAAATCTGTCAAGTCGATCCTCCCAACTCTGGATAGGGTCTTGGTTCAAAGAATCAAAGTTTCCCAGAAGACCACTTCAGGTATTTACATTCCAGAAAAGAACCTTTCCAAGCCAAATGTTGCCAATGTGATCGCTGTTGGTCCTGGTTACACTGCCCAAGGAGGTGTTGAAGTTAAGCCAAAGGTTGCACCAGGTGATAAGGTGCTTATTCCTTCTCATGGAGGAAGTCCAATCAACGTCGAGAAGAAGGAATACTTGCTTTTCAGGGATTCTGACATTTTGGCCAAGATCCAGGAGTAG
- a CDS encoding uncharacterized protein (BUSCO:EOG09263ZW6): MSTPSNSKLMLTGAGYNPVIGPGSTADSTNSLPKQTASQRSVSQLSSPSSLLRLTSTSSERKLNSFGAHASIYDRNLHRGMHEISLSSMSFLFMEVIRMSLNGSESLLQMERKLNNLGYRVGLRLLELVSLRENFNNNLASSGKSNIAQRHVRVLEILQFVKESIWPCMFGKEADNLEKSVQNKNQYMIIDSDPILSRYICVPKEYEGLDCESFVAGIVEGLLDISYFRCEVTAHGAPLEGYPNRTVYLVDFDSSIIRREERLSKT, from the coding sequence ATGAGCACACCATCAAACAGCAAATTAATGCTAACAGGAGCAGGATATAACCCTGTTATTGGGCCTGGATCAACTGCAGATAGTACTAATAGCCTGCCAAAGCAAACAGCATCACAAAGATCAGTTTCGCAGTTATCTTCACCTTCAAGTCTGCTCAGATTAACAAGCACTAGTTCGGAGAGAAAGCTTAACTCTTTTGGTGCACATGCATCTATTTATGACCGAAATCTTCATAGGGGAATGCATGAGATATCACTTTCATCGATGAGTTTCCTTTTTATGGAGGTGATAAGGATGAGCCTAAATGGCTCAGAAAGTCTGCTAcagatggaaagaaagctCAATAATCTTGGATATCGTGTTGGACTCCGGCTTCTTGAACTTGTCTCGTTGCGTGAGAACTTCAACAACAATTTGGCTTCATCTGGGAAGTCAAATATTGCCCAACGTCATGTTAGAGTGCTTGAAATACTACAATTTGTGAAAGAGAGCATATGGCCGTGTATGTTTGGAAAAGAGGCCGATAATTTGGAGAAATCTGTTCAGAACAAGAATCAATACATGATTATTGACAGCGATCCAATACTATCCAGATACATATGTGTGCCAAAAGAGTATGAGGGACTGGATTGTGAATCGTTTGTTGCTGGAATTGTTGAAGGCTTACTTGACATATCATATTTCAGGTGTGAAGTGACTGCTCACGGTGCACCTTTGGAAGGTTACCCTAACAGAACTGTGTatcttgttgattttgataGCAGTATAATAAGAAGAGAGGAACGGTTATCAAAGACATGA
- a CDS encoding uncharacterized protein (BUSCO:EOG092621ZV) has protein sequence MKRSRTPNTNQSNKRRRARGRNSATSGNSASDDNSHYESDGLSSIKIHPLLQPLAHGSELNSEDEDITPKKLKNPIRSSNWKSKSGFLLNPYIDQNDISLEPRRRKALGTINEPGKYIRQAEDLREEIRAKEEKRKREKRLKELNLIPDESKGEQYYVPPMPPRVEWWDEPLLDGKSYDTAVSQLDSMAYKDPMNENNPITIYIQHPVPIPAPWEKHEKLETMPIYLTKKEQKRLRRNERLKKLKEEQDKVKLGLQPAPAPKIKLKNLVNVLTNETIKNPTEVEERVRREMAERQRKHERENEERALTKEQKAEKFVNKLAADRQSGIYSCVFRIGRLVSPKSKYKVDVNAKEWELVGVCLSEADGMSVVVVEGGRRAVTKYKKLMLRRIKWTENERPKRRVDSASGDDADAEKPLEDLSGNKCVLLWEGELAEYHFRKWSMYQVENDQGALETMARFHLQNYWVQAKEIG, from the coding sequence ATGAAGAGATCGAGGACACCTAATACAAACCAAAGCAACAAAAGGAGAAGGGCAAGGGGCAGAAACTCCGCTACAAGTGGTAACTCAGCAAGTGATGATAATTCCCACTATGAATCAGATGGATTAAGCAGTATTAAAATACATCCTCTCTTACAGCCGCTCGCACATGGGTCCGAACTCAATTCAGAGGATGAGGATATCACTCCCAAGAAGCTGAAGAACCCCATCAGGTCCAGTAACTGGAAATCGAAAAGTGGTTTTCTTCTCAATCCATATATTGACCAAAACGACATATCGTTGGAGCCACGACGAAGAAAGGCATTAGGCACGATTAACGAGCCCGGAAAATATATCCGGCAGGCCGAGGACCTGCGTGAGGAGATTAGGGcaaaggaggagaaaaggaaaagggaGAAAAGGTTGAAGGAACTCAACTTGATACCTGATGAATCAAAGGGAGAGCAGTATTATGTGCCACCGATGCCTCCACGAGTAGAGTGGTGGGATGAGCCACTTCTGGATGGCAAGAGCTACGATACTGCTGTATCACAATTGGACAGTATGGCCTACAAGGACCCGATGAACGAAAACAATCCAATCACAATATATATTCAGCATCCAGTGCCAATCCCGGCACCTTGggaaaagcatgaaaaacTAGAAACCATGCCGATATATCTTACCAAGAAGGAGCAGAAAAGGCTGCGGAGAAATGAGAGActcaagaagttgaaggaggAGCAGGATAAAGTCAAGCTTGGGCTTCAACCAGCACCTGCACCCAAGATTAAGCTTAAGAATCTAGTGAATGTTCTTACGAATGAAACGATTAAGAACCCCACAGAGGTTGAAGAGAGGGTTAGAAGAGAAATGGCAGAGAGGCAGCGTAAGCACGAGCGGGAAAATGAGGAAAGGGCACTCAcgaaagagcaaaaagctgaaaaattcgTGAATAAGTTGGCGGCAGACAGACAGAGTGGCATATACAGCTGTGTTTTCCGTATTGGGCGTCTTGTGAGCCCCAAGAGCAAGTACAAGGTGGATGTCAATGCCAAAGAGTGGGAATTGGTCGGCGTCTGCTTGAGTGAAGCTGATGGAATGAGCGTTGTTGTAGTTGAAGGTGGTCGGCGAGCAGTAACAAAGTACAAAAAGTTGATGCTTCGCCGAATAAAGTGGACCGAGAACGAGCGACCCAAGCGACGGGTCGATTCTGCCTCCGGGGACGATGCAGATGCAGAAAAGCCGCTTGAGGATCTCAGCGGCAACAAGTGCGTACTGCTTTGGGAAGGTGAACTTGCAGAGTACCATTTTCGGAAATGGAGCATGTACCAGGTGGAAAACGATCAAGGTGCTTTAGAAACAATGGCAAGATTCCACTTGCAGAACTACTGGGTACAGGCGAAGGAAATCGGCTGA
- a CDS encoding uncharacterized protein (BUSCO:EOG092640ZF) has translation MLVLAIGDFHVPERAVGLPEKFKRLLQPRGKIQQVLCTGNVSNSPSSMEFLKSISPDFQMVKGDHDRNLWLPLSLMFKYGKLRVGLISGFEVVPKSDPLSLLAQARMMDVDILIYGSTHKVEAYTLDGKFFINPGSATGAFNSDSMDADDVEIIEGIVKQKNEAKKTEQVKKDVEETDDKPESTNTNDVEVKPEDGETTEKSDKQEVDKDNDEKDDDGAGETPLDVEKHQEGSKEDENNKNTEEKKQENEQENPSDTEEADTKLDTTEIEPYMDPIPSFCLLDLQGVTCTLYLYTLIDGDVKVDKLVYKKEESA, from the coding sequence ATGTTGGTTCTTGCAATTGGAGATTTTCATGTTCCTGAAAGAGCAGTTGGTTTACCAGAAAAATTCAAACGTCTTTTACAACCTAGAGGTAAGATACAACAGGTTCTTTGCACAGGCAATGTATCAAATTCGCCTTCATCGATGGAATTCTTGAAGTCGATCTCGCCAGATTTTCAGATGGTGAAAGGAGACCATGACAGAAATCTTTGGCTCCCCCTTTCACTAATGTTTAAATATGGAAAACTCCGGGTTGGTCTCATTAGCGGGTTTGAAGTTGTTCCTAAATCGGACCCGTTAAGTCTTCTTGCACAGGCCAGAATGATGGATGTTGACATCCTGATATATGGATCGACTCACAAAGTTGAGGCTTACACATTAGATGGGAAGTTTTTCATTAATCCAGGAAGTGCCACTGGTGCTTTTAACAGTGATAGTATGGATGCGGACGATGTTGAAATAATTGAGGGGATAGTTaagcaaaagaatgaaGCCAAGAAGACCGAgcaagtgaaaaaagatgtgGAGGAAACAGATGATAAACCAGAATCTACAAATACcaatgatgttgaagttaAGCCGGAAGATGGCGAAACAACTGAGAAATCAGATAAACAAGAAGTTGACAAggataatgatgaaaaagatgatgatggtgcaGGAGAAACACCATTGgatgttgaaaagcatCAGGAAGGAAGCAAAGAAGacgaaaataataaaaatacagaggaaaagaagcaggaaaaTGAACAGGAAAATCCAAGTGAtacagaagaagcagacaCAAAACTCGATACTACGGAAATAGAGCCATATATGGATCCAATACCAAGCTTCTGTCTTCTAGACCTGCAAGGAGTCACGTGCACGCTTTATTTGTATACTTTGATTGATGGTGATGTGAAGGTGGACAAATTGGTTtacaagaaagaggaaTCAGCTTGA
- the ARD1 gene encoding N-terminal acetyltransferase A complex catalytic subunit ard1, translating to MAITIRLATIDDLQAMQNANLNNLPENYTLKYYLYHLLSWPQASFVATTTDPEIVDQDEKPATSQKQDPQYVAKGEKVVGYVLGKMNDDMDSTDKTPHGHVTSLSVIRTYRRMGIADKLMRQCLYALCETYKARYVSLHVRESNRAALHLYKDTLKFEVLKIEKSYYQDGEDAYYMKLDLDLEKLLPSRAHATVEDDLKSDLLEEIAADTINTL from the coding sequence ATGGCCATCACAATACGGTTAGCGACAATCGACGACTTGCAGGCAATGCAGAATGCCAATTTAAACAACCTACCCGAGAATTACACACTTAAATACTATCTTTATCACCTGCTTTCTTGGCCTCAAGCGTCTTTTGTTGCTACAACTACAGATCCAGAGATTGTTGATCAGGATGAAAAACCAGCAACCAGTCAGAAGCAGGATCCACAATATGTCGCCAAGGGTGAAAAAGTCGTTGGATATGTTTTGGGAAAGATGAATGATGATATGGACAGCACAGATAAAACACCTCATGGTCATGTGACGTCTCTTTCTGTGATAAGAACTTACAGAAGAATGGGAATTGCAGATAAATTGATGCGTCAATGCTTGTACGCATTATGTGAAACTTACAAGGCAAGATACGTGTCTTTACATGTGAGGGAGTCAAATAGAGCTGCTCTTCACTTGTATAAAGATACTTTAAAGTTTGAAGTTCTTAAAATTGAGAAGTCATACTATCAGGACGGTGAAGATGCTTACTATATGAAGTTGGACTTGGATCTCGAGAAATTGCTACCAAGCAGAGCTCACGCGACAGTCGAAGATGATTTAAAATCAGATCTTCTAGAAGAAATAGCAGCGGACACGATAAATACTTTGTGA